A stretch of the Nitratireductor thuwali genome encodes the following:
- the folD gene encoding bifunctional methylenetetrahydrofolate dehydrogenase/methenyltetrahydrofolate cyclohydrolase FolD — MADLIDGKALAAEVTGKVSQHAADLIASGTTPGLAVVIVGEDPASQVYVASKSKRAKECGFHSVQHTLAEETSEDELVALVEALNADPAIHGILVQLPLPGHIDSGTIIQTIAPEKDVDGFHFINVGKLGTGELDTAFVPCTPAGAMLMLERVRGRDLSGLNAVVVGRSNIVGKPMANLLLAANATVTIAHSRTADLPALARTADILVAAVGRPEMIKGDWVKPGATVIDVGINRVPAPERGEGKSRLVGDVAFDEAAAIAGAITPVPGGVGPMTIAMLMANTLVSACRAAGRQPPAL; from the coding sequence ATGGCTGACTTGATCGACGGAAAGGCGCTGGCCGCTGAAGTGACCGGCAAGGTCTCCCAACACGCCGCTGATCTCATCGCCTCGGGCACAACGCCCGGCCTCGCGGTGGTCATCGTCGGCGAGGATCCGGCCAGCCAGGTCTATGTCGCTTCCAAATCGAAAAGGGCGAAGGAGTGCGGCTTCCACTCGGTGCAGCACACGCTCGCCGAAGAGACCTCCGAAGATGAGCTCGTTGCCTTGGTCGAGGCGCTCAACGCCGATCCGGCCATTCACGGCATTCTCGTGCAGCTTCCCTTGCCCGGCCACATCGATTCAGGGACCATCATCCAGACGATCGCCCCCGAAAAGGATGTCGACGGCTTCCACTTCATCAATGTCGGAAAGCTCGGCACCGGCGAGCTCGACACCGCATTCGTCCCCTGCACGCCGGCCGGCGCGATGCTGATGCTGGAGCGGGTGCGCGGCCGGGATCTTTCCGGCCTCAACGCGGTCGTCGTGGGCCGTTCCAACATCGTCGGCAAGCCGATGGCCAATCTTCTTCTGGCCGCCAATGCCACCGTCACCATCGCCCATAGCCGCACCGCCGACCTTCCCGCCCTTGCCCGCACCGCCGATATCCTGGTGGCGGCGGTGGGCCGGCCGGAGATGATCAAGGGCGATTGGGTCAAGCCCGGCGCCACCGTCATCGACGTCGGCATCAATCGTGTTCCCGCGCCGGAGCGCGGCGAGGGCAAGAGCCGGTTGGTGGGCGACGTTGCTTTCGACGAGGCGGCGGCCATTGCCGGCGCCATAACGCCCGTACCCGGCGGCGTGGGGCCGATGACCATCGCCATGCTGATGGCCAACACGCTCGTCTCCGCCTGCCGGGCCGCCGGCAGGCAGCCGCCTGCGCTGTAG
- a CDS encoding GlxA family transcriptional regulator produces MIEGEGTGRQFAFLLVDKFSMFSLAAAIDTFRSANRLLGYDFYSWTTVSADGEAVMASNGIPIKIDYAIDDLPPVDILFACVGITLDFAGKGKVLSALRIMGRQGRALGALAAGSYLLAEAGQLDGHRCTIHWENRASFRENFPDIECTGNVYEIDRKRYTCAGVTTSIDLMLEIVRGDHGENLANEVANQFQHERIRSPGDRQRVGPERALIGKSEKLKKIVELMADNLDEPYSAVQLAKSAGLSVRQVERLFLRHLGMTPGRYYMRLRLERARELLRQTNMPILDVAIATGFTSHSYFAQSYRLQFGRPPSDERRTTY; encoded by the coding sequence ATGATCGAAGGCGAGGGCACAGGGCGGCAATTCGCGTTCCTGCTGGTCGACAAGTTCTCCATGTTCTCGCTGGCCGCGGCCATCGATACTTTCCGTTCGGCCAACAGGCTCCTGGGCTACGACTTCTATTCGTGGACGACCGTTTCTGCCGATGGCGAGGCGGTGATGGCCTCCAACGGCATCCCCATTAAGATCGACTATGCCATCGACGACCTGCCGCCCGTGGACATCCTGTTTGCCTGCGTCGGCATCACGCTCGATTTTGCCGGCAAGGGAAAGGTGCTCAGTGCGCTGCGCATCATGGGTCGGCAGGGCCGTGCGCTGGGTGCGCTGGCGGCCGGCTCCTATCTCCTGGCCGAGGCGGGCCAGCTCGACGGCCACCGCTGCACCATCCATTGGGAAAACCGCGCCAGCTTCCGCGAGAATTTCCCCGATATCGAGTGCACCGGCAATGTCTACGAGATAGACCGCAAGCGCTACACCTGCGCCGGCGTCACCACCTCCATCGATCTCATGCTGGAGATCGTTCGCGGTGACCATGGGGAAAACCTGGCGAACGAGGTGGCGAACCAGTTCCAGCACGAAAGGATCCGCTCGCCGGGCGACCGCCAGCGCGTCGGCCCGGAGCGCGCGCTGATTGGCAAATCCGAAAAGCTCAAGAAGATAGTCGAGCTGATGGCCGACAATCTCGACGAGCCTTATTCGGCCGTGCAGCTCGCCAAGTCGGCGGGTCTTTCGGTGCGTCAGGTGGAGCGGCTGTTCCTGCGGCATCTGGGCATGACGCCCGGACGCTATTACATGCGGCTGCGCCTGGAACGCGCGCGCGAGCTTCTGCGCCAGACGAATATGCCGATCCTCGACGTTGCGATCGCCACCGGCTTCACCTCCCATTCCTACTTCGCGCAGAGCTACCGGCTTCAGTTCGGCCGTCCGCCTTCGGACGAGCGGCGCACGACCTATTGA
- a CDS encoding DUF488 domain-containing protein: MSLRIVRLGTPRHPQEGTRIGTVRRPPRGVAKERFAADDWYDVWYPELSPSAELVANAQKAETPAEWAAFVRAFEAEMNAPAARRTLDLLAALSHGADFSIGCYCEDEARCHRSVLRALLAERGAAIA; this comes from the coding sequence ATGTCCCTAAGGATCGTCCGCCTGGGCACGCCCCGCCATCCGCAGGAGGGAACGCGCATCGGCACCGTCCGCCGGCCGCCGCGCGGCGTCGCAAAGGAGCGGTTCGCGGCGGACGATTGGTACGACGTCTGGTATCCGGAGCTGTCGCCCAGTGCGGAACTGGTGGCCAATGCCCAGAAGGCGGAGACGCCCGCCGAGTGGGCCGCCTTCGTCCGCGCGTTCGAGGCGGAGATGAACGCGCCGGCCGCGCGGCGCACGCTGGACCTGCTGGCGGCGCTGTCCCATGGCGCCGATTTTTCGATCGGCTGCTATTGCGAGGACGAGGCGCGCTGCCACCGCTCGGTGCTGCGCGCGCTCCTGGCCGAGCGCGGCGCCGCGATCGCCTGA
- the chrA gene encoding chromate efflux transporter, with protein sequence MTEQLDDTSKRSSPQPQDHGIPFSEGVKVWLRVAALSFGGPAGQMAVMHRIVVEEKRWIGENRFLHALNYCMLLPGPEAQQLAVYIGWLMHRTAGGIVAGTLFVLPGFLSILALSYIYAAFGNVAVVEGLFFGLKAAVLAVVLNAVMRIGSRALKNKAMIAIAVAAFIAIFFFDVAFPLIILAAAMIGFVGGRAGSALFQIGGGHGKTSGPALADSESALGEETPAHARPNVAWSLKVSAVFLALWLVPVALIVGIMGGENVFSQIALFFSKTAVVTFGGAYAVLAYVAQEAVQNYGWLQPGEMLDGLGMAETTPGPLIQVVQFVGFLGAYRDPGSLSPMIAATLAAILTTWVTFVPCFLWIFLGAPFVERLRSNRAMTGAMSAITAAVVGVIMNLAIWFALHVLFAEISPWRGFGMSVVVPVWSSLNAAALALTAAAVFAVFRLKAPLMAVLLGSALAGLLWVAIR encoded by the coding sequence GTGACCGAGCAGCTTGACGATACTTCCAAGAGATCTTCCCCGCAGCCGCAAGATCACGGCATACCCTTTTCCGAGGGCGTGAAAGTGTGGCTGCGTGTGGCGGCGCTCAGCTTCGGGGGCCCAGCGGGTCAGATGGCCGTGATGCACCGCATCGTCGTCGAGGAAAAGCGCTGGATCGGCGAGAACCGCTTCCTGCACGCCCTCAACTACTGCATGCTTCTGCCAGGACCGGAGGCGCAGCAGCTCGCCGTCTATATCGGCTGGCTCATGCACAGGACGGCGGGCGGCATCGTCGCCGGGACGCTGTTCGTCCTGCCAGGGTTCCTGTCTATCCTGGCGCTCAGCTATATCTACGCCGCCTTCGGCAATGTAGCGGTCGTGGAGGGCCTGTTCTTCGGGCTGAAGGCGGCCGTGCTGGCGGTGGTGCTCAACGCGGTGATGCGCATCGGAAGCCGGGCGCTGAAGAACAAGGCGATGATCGCCATCGCGGTCGCGGCATTCATCGCGATCTTCTTCTTCGACGTCGCCTTTCCGCTCATCATCCTCGCCGCCGCCATGATCGGCTTCGTCGGCGGGCGGGCGGGCTCGGCGCTCTTCCAGATCGGCGGCGGCCACGGAAAGACCTCCGGCCCGGCGCTCGCCGACAGCGAATCCGCGCTTGGCGAAGAGACGCCGGCGCATGCCCGGCCGAATGTCGCCTGGTCGCTGAAAGTGTCGGCGGTCTTTCTCGCCCTGTGGCTGGTGCCGGTGGCGCTGATCGTCGGCATTATGGGCGGGGAGAACGTCTTCTCGCAAATCGCGCTGTTCTTCAGCAAGACGGCGGTGGTGACCTTCGGCGGCGCCTATGCGGTGCTTGCCTATGTGGCGCAGGAGGCGGTGCAGAACTATGGCTGGCTGCAGCCGGGCGAGATGCTGGACGGGCTGGGCATGGCCGAGACGACGCCGGGGCCATTGATCCAGGTCGTGCAGTTCGTCGGCTTTCTCGGCGCCTATCGCGATCCCGGTTCGCTTTCGCCGATGATTGCCGCCACGCTCGCCGCCATCCTTACGACCTGGGTGACGTTCGTGCCCTGCTTCCTGTGGATATTTCTCGGCGCGCCCTTCGTGGAGAGGTTGCGCAGCAACAGGGCCATGACCGGCGCCATGTCGGCCATCACGGCGGCGGTGGTGGGGGTCATCATGAACCTTGCCATCTGGTTCGCGCTGCATGTGCTGTTCGCCGAGATCTCGCCCTGGCGCGGGTTCGGGATGTCCGTGGTGGTGCCGGTCTGGTCGAGCCTCAATGCTGCGGCGCTGGCGCTCACGGCCGCAGCCGTCTTCGCCGTCTTCCGGCTGAAGGCGCCGCTGATGGCTGTGCTTCTCGGCTCTGCGCTGGCCGGGCTGCTGTGGGTCGCGATCCGGTGA
- a CDS encoding sulfurtransferase/chromate resistance protein, with protein MKPVKRKDASCPLPPPYPSTIARLIGTPQCPTLIDVRTEEDFSADPRLVPGSGRRSHQDVQDWSGAIAGKTAIIICQQGKKLSEGAAAWLRNKGVAAESLEGGFEAWTAAGLPVVPVDRLPQTAALGGSVWVTRARPKIDRIACPWLIRRFIDPQAVFLFVAPQEVAAVGERFDAVPFDIEDVFWSHRGELCTFDVMVAELKLSTEPLLRLATMVRAADTGRLDLAPQAAGLLAASLGLSRMFANDLEQLEAGMLLYDAFYRWCRDATDENHNWPNAKGKSA; from the coding sequence ATGAAACCGGTAAAACGGAAGGACGCGTCATGCCCTCTCCCACCACCATATCCATCGACAATCGCCCGCCTGATCGGCACGCCGCAATGCCCGACGCTGATCGACGTTCGCACAGAGGAGGATTTTTCAGCCGATCCGCGCCTCGTTCCCGGCTCCGGCCGCAGGTCCCATCAGGATGTGCAGGACTGGAGCGGCGCGATCGCCGGAAAAACCGCCATCATCATCTGCCAACAGGGCAAGAAGCTGAGCGAGGGAGCCGCGGCGTGGCTCCGCAACAAGGGCGTCGCGGCCGAGTCGCTCGAAGGAGGGTTCGAGGCCTGGACGGCGGCGGGATTGCCGGTGGTTCCGGTCGACCGCCTGCCTCAGACAGCCGCCCTCGGCGGAAGCGTCTGGGTCACCCGCGCGCGGCCAAAGATCGACCGGATCGCATGCCCGTGGCTGATCCGCCGCTTCATCGACCCGCAGGCGGTCTTTCTCTTCGTAGCGCCGCAGGAGGTGGCGGCGGTCGGCGAGCGGTTCGATGCCGTTCCGTTCGACATCGAAGACGTGTTCTGGAGCCACCGGGGAGAGCTGTGCACGTTCGACGTGATGGTGGCGGAACTGAAGCTTTCCACCGAGCCGCTTCTGCGGCTGGCCACCATGGTACGCGCCGCCGACACCGGGCGGTTGGACCTTGCCCCGCAGGCAGCCGGCCTGCTTGCCGCCTCGCTCGGCCTTTCCCGAATGTTCGCGAACGACCTGGAACAGCTCGAGGCAGGCATGCTGCTCTATGACGCGTTCTATCGCTGGTGCCGGGATGCCACCGACGAAAACCACAATTGGCCCAACGCGAAAGGCAAAAGCGCGTGA
- the edd gene encoding phosphogluconate dehydratase, translated as MTARREIEAVTQRIRERSRPTREAYLARVDEAASKGAHRTVLSCGNLAHGFAACGAHDKQALAGDTVPNLGIITSYNDMLSAHQPFEPFPALIKEAAREAGGVAQVAGGVPAMCDGVTQGQPGMELSLFSRDVIAMAAAVGLSHNMFDAAVFLGVCDKIVPGLAIAAFTFGHLPAVFIPAGPMTTGLPNDEKARIRQLFAEGKVGREALLEAESKSYHGPGTCTFYGTANSNQMLMEIMGLHTPGSSFVNPNTPLRDALTKEAARRALAITSLGNEFTPVGRMIDERSVVNGVVGLNATGGSTNHTIHLIAMAAAAGIRLTWQDIADISENVPLLARVYPNGLADVNHFHAAGGLGFMIRELLDAGLLHEDVQTIWGPGLRQYAIEAKLGADGNVVREQAPAASGDEKVLAPYAKAFQPTGGIRVLKGNIGQAIIKTSAVKGEHRLIEAPAIVFETQEALQAAFKAGEIDRDFIAVIRYQGPMANGMPELHKLTPLLGVLQDRGYRVALVTDGRMSGASGKVPAAIHVTPEALDGGVIGKVRDGDMMRLDANAGTLEVLVSAEELQGREQARADLSGNQFGLGRELFAGFRQLASRADQGAAVF; from the coding sequence ATGACCGCCAGAAGAGAAATCGAAGCCGTCACGCAGCGCATTCGCGAACGGTCCAGGCCGACCCGCGAGGCCTATCTTGCGCGGGTGGACGAGGCCGCGTCCAAGGGAGCGCACCGCACCGTCCTTTCCTGCGGCAATCTCGCACATGGCTTCGCCGCCTGCGGCGCGCACGACAAGCAGGCGCTGGCGGGCGATACGGTGCCGAATCTCGGCATCATCACCTCCTATAACGATATGCTGTCGGCGCATCAGCCATTCGAGCCGTTCCCCGCGCTCATCAAAGAGGCGGCGCGCGAAGCAGGCGGCGTGGCGCAGGTGGCCGGCGGCGTGCCGGCCATGTGCGACGGCGTCACCCAGGGGCAGCCCGGGATGGAGCTTTCGCTTTTCTCGCGCGACGTGATCGCGATGGCGGCGGCCGTCGGCCTGTCGCACAACATGTTCGACGCGGCTGTCTTCCTCGGCGTCTGCGACAAGATCGTGCCGGGGCTGGCGATCGCCGCCTTCACCTTCGGCCATCTGCCGGCCGTGTTCATTCCCGCCGGGCCGATGACCACCGGCCTGCCCAATGACGAGAAGGCGAGGATCCGCCAGCTCTTCGCCGAGGGCAAGGTGGGGCGCGAGGCGCTGCTGGAGGCCGAATCCAAATCTTATCACGGTCCGGGCACCTGCACCTTCTACGGCACAGCCAACTCCAACCAGATGCTGATGGAGATCATGGGGCTGCACACGCCCGGATCGTCCTTCGTCAATCCCAACACGCCGTTGCGCGACGCGCTGACCAAGGAAGCGGCCAGGCGCGCGCTCGCGATCACGTCTCTCGGCAACGAGTTCACGCCGGTCGGCCGCATGATCGACGAGCGCTCGGTCGTCAACGGCGTCGTCGGGCTCAACGCGACGGGCGGGTCGACCAACCACACGATCCACCTGATCGCCATGGCGGCGGCGGCGGGCATAAGGCTGACGTGGCAGGACATCGCCGACATTTCCGAGAACGTGCCGCTGCTTGCCCGCGTCTATCCCAACGGCCTGGCCGACGTGAACCATTTCCACGCCGCCGGCGGTCTGGGCTTCATGATCCGGGAACTGCTGGATGCAGGGCTCTTGCACGAAGACGTGCAGACGATCTGGGGGCCGGGCCTCAGGCAGTATGCGATCGAGGCAAAACTCGGCGCGGACGGCAATGTGGTGCGCGAACAGGCGCCCGCGGCGAGCGGCGACGAAAAGGTGCTGGCGCCTTATGCAAAGGCTTTCCAGCCGACCGGCGGCATCCGCGTTCTCAAGGGCAATATAGGCCAGGCCATCATCAAGACGTCGGCGGTGAAGGGCGAGCATCGCCTGATCGAGGCGCCGGCCATCGTGTTCGAGACGCAGGAAGCGCTGCAGGCGGCATTCAAGGCCGGCGAGATCGACCGCGATTTCATCGCCGTCATCCGCTATCAGGGGCCCATGGCGAATGGCATGCCGGAGCTGCACAAGCTGACACCTCTTCTGGGCGTGCTTCAGGACAGGGGCTACCGAGTGGCGCTCGTGACCGACGGCCGCATGTCCGGCGCTTCCGGCAAGGTGCCGGCAGCGATCCACGTGACGCCGGAAGCGCTCGACGGCGGGGTCATCGGCAAGGTGCGCGACGGCGACATGATGCGGCTCGACGCGAATGCCGGGACGCTGGAAGTGCTGGTCAGCGCGGAGGAACTGCAGGGCCGCGAGCAGGCCCGAGCCGATCTTTCCGGCAACCAGTTCGGCCTCGGCCGGGAGCTTTTCGCCGGGTTCCGTCAATTGGCGAGCCGGGCCGACCAGGGCGCGGCGGTTTTTTGA
- the pgl gene encoding 6-phosphogluconolactonase, with protein sequence MSAETKRHEFATGEELADALARAVARQLSNAVKTRGRASLAVSGGSTPPPFFRALSRQKLPWENVTVTLVDERLVPPSSERSNARLVAQHLLQNDAAKADFIGLHSDTNDVSAAAERASTALSSLPQPIDMVVLGMGTDKHTASFFPDAANISELLEGDDGPIVRPVTAPSAGEPRLTLSMGAITGAAQVALHIEGIDKKEALNEALRSQGRQAPIRAVIERAAKPVHVYWAPKSAS encoded by the coding sequence ATGAGCGCGGAAACCAAACGGCACGAGTTCGCCACCGGGGAGGAACTTGCCGACGCCCTGGCCAGGGCCGTGGCGCGGCAGCTTTCGAACGCCGTGAAGACGCGCGGAAGAGCCTCGCTGGCCGTGTCCGGCGGCAGCACGCCGCCGCCTTTCTTCCGCGCCCTGTCGCGCCAGAAGCTGCCCTGGGAGAACGTGACGGTGACGCTGGTGGACGAGCGTTTGGTGCCGCCTTCCTCGGAGCGCTCCAATGCGCGGCTCGTCGCCCAGCATTTGCTGCAGAACGACGCAGCGAAGGCGGATTTCATCGGCTTGCACAGCGATACGAACGACGTGTCGGCGGCAGCCGAACGCGCGTCCACCGCGCTTTCGAGCCTGCCGCAGCCGATCGACATGGTCGTGCTCGGCATGGGAACAGACAAGCACACCGCTTCGTTCTTCCCGGACGCGGCGAATATCTCGGAACTTCTGGAGGGGGACGACGGGCCTATCGTGCGGCCCGTCACCGCACCCAGCGCGGGGGAGCCCCGCCTGACGCTTTCGATGGGCGCCATCACCGGGGCGGCGCAGGTCGCGCTGCATATCGAGGGGATCGACAAGAAGGAAGCGCTCAACGAAGCGCTTCGTTCGCAAGGCCGGCAGGCGCCGATCCGTGCCGTCATCGAACGGGCCGCCAAGCCGGTCCATGTTTACTGGGCGCCCAAGTCCGCCTCGTAA